The genomic window AGGAGAGATGACTTTGAAAGTATTGCTTTATTTTGAAGGAGAAAAGGTGTTGGCAAAGTCTGGTATTGGTCGAGCGTTGGAGCACCAGAAAAAAGCACTCTCTGAAATGGGTATTGATTATACCTTAGATCATAAATGTACAGATTATGATATTCTTCATATCAATACGTATGGGCTCAGCAGTTACCGTATGATTTCCAAAGCCCGACGTTTAGGAAAGAAAATCATCTACCATGCGCACTCTACGGAAGAGGATTTCAGGAACTCTTTTATCGGATCAAACCAATTGGCACCATGGTTTAAAAAATATCTAGTCCATCTTTATTCAAAAGCGGATTATTTGATCACGCCAACGGACTATTCTAAAAAATTGCTGGAAAGCTATGGGTTGAATGCTCCAATTAAGGTTGTTTCAAACGGTATTGATATCGAAAAGTATCAGCCGAAAGCAGAAAAAGAAAAACTATTTCGAGACTATTTTCATTTGACTGCAGATCAAAAAGTGATTATCTGTGTAGGTCTTTTTTTCAAACGTAAAGGAATCACTGATTTTGTCGAAATTGCCCGCCAGATGCCTGAGTATACATTTATCTGGTTTGGTCATGTGCCCATGATAAGTATTCCCAAAGAGGTTCGCCGCATTGTGAAAAAGGCGCACACGGAAAATGTTATTTTCCCTGGCTATATTAAAGGAGATATCATTGAAGGGGCGTATTCCGGTGCTGATCTGTTCTTCTTTCCTTCTTATGAAGAGACAGAGGGGATCGTTGTTTTGGAAGCTTTGGCTAGCAGGCAAAATGTTTTAGTAAGAGATATCCCAGTTTATAGCGGTTGGCTGGAAGATGGAAAAAACTGTTTTATGGGGATAGATAATTGGGAATTTCAAAAACAGATCAAAGAGATGATTGAAAAGCAGCTTCCGGATTTAACTGAAAGTGGCTACCAAACAGCGAAAGCCAAAGACATTAAAGAAATTGGCAGCAAACTGGCGGATGTGTATCAACAAGTATTGAGTGATAAATGCTACACAGAAAAGGTCATTAATAGAAGTGAAGAAATATAATAAGTAACTGAATCCTAGATATTCTAGGAAATCGTTTCTTTGTGCAAACAGAAATAGAAGCTCTTTGTCAAACATACATGAATTTACGAGCTCATTTACCATGAAGAATGAAAGTGAGAAATTAGTGCACAATACTGGTGGAAAGAAAAAAACACCACGAATTTGGAAAAGCTAGTTCAGCCGAACGTCAAACTGATTTATTTCATTTCTCGAGAAC from Enterococcus sp. 9E7_DIV0242 includes these protein-coding regions:
- a CDS encoding glycosyltransferase family 4 protein — protein: MKVLLYFEGEKVLAKSGIGRALEHQKKALSEMGIDYTLDHKCTDYDILHINTYGLSSYRMISKARRLGKKIIYHAHSTEEDFRNSFIGSNQLAPWFKKYLVHLYSKADYLITPTDYSKKLLESYGLNAPIKVVSNGIDIEKYQPKAEKEKLFRDYFHLTADQKVIICVGLFFKRKGITDFVEIARQMPEYTFIWFGHVPMISIPKEVRRIVKKAHTENVIFPGYIKGDIIEGAYSGADLFFFPSYEETEGIVVLEALASRQNVLVRDIPVYSGWLEDGKNCFMGIDNWEFQKQIKEMIEKQLPDLTESGYQTAKAKDIKEIGSKLADVYQQVLSDKCYTEKVINRSEEI